A region of the Paraburkholderia flava genome:
GTCCGGATGCAACAAGACCAGCCCGACAGATGCAACCAACGCAGCGGCATCCGCTGCCTCCGCCGCTTCCGCCCCGCAACCGGCCTCGGCCGCAAGCCCTTATACGCCGCCGACGGCGGATCAGCTCGAGCAGATGGTCGCACCGATCGCGCTGTTCCCCGACAAGCTGGTTGCTCAGGTGCTTGCCGGTTCGACCTACCCGGACCAGATCACCGCAGCTAACCAATGGCTTGCACAAAATCCGTCGCTGAAAGGAGATGCTCTGCAGAACGCGGCGAACCAGCAGCCGTGGGACCCGAGCGTGAAATCGCTGACCGCGTTCCCTGCCGTACTGAGCCAGATGGCGGGCAATATCCAGTGGACGACCGCGCTCGGCGAAGCCTACGTGAACGACCCGAACGACGTGATGAATGCGATCCAGGTCATGCGTCAACGGGCGCAGCAAAACGGCAACCTGAAGACATCGAAGCAGATGGCGGTTTCGACGGTTGCGCGCGCGACTCCGGCACCGCAGGTGTACACGAACGAAGGCGACGAGCCACCTGTGTACGCAGGGCCCGCCGTCATCGCTCCACCGCCGCAGACCATCGTGATCGAGCCGACCCAGCCGGATGTCGTCTACGTGCCGGCCTACAACCCGGCCGTCGTGTACGGCGCGCCGGTTCCGGTCTATCCCGGCTACGCTTACAGCGCGCCTGCTTACTCGACCGGCGAGATCGTTACAGCGGGCGTGATCTCGTTCGGCATCGGCATCATCGTCGGCTCCGCGATCAGCCATCACCACGACTGGGGATGGCACTCGTGGGGGATGAACTGGGGCGGTGGTGGTAACGGTTATGGCAACGGCGGTGGCGGTGGATGGCATCGCCCGGCGGTGGTCTATAACAACACGACTTACGTGTCGAAGTCGACGACGGTCGTGAATCACATCACTAACGTCACCAACATCAACAACACGCACGTCACAAACAACTACGGTTCGACGAACAGCAACTTCGTGCGCAATAACACGGAGAACAACAATCAGGCGCGCCCGAACTTCGGCCCGGCGCAGACGAACGCGGCCCATGTGCAAGAGCAGGCACATCCCGGTGCTCCGATGTCGGTGCCGCATTTCACGCAGAACGACATGCGCCAGGGCGCGCGTCCGGCGCCTGCGCCCGCGCTGGAGGGTCAGCGCTCAGGAGATCTGCCTCGCCCCGGTGTGTCACGCGAAAATTTAGTCGAGGGACAACACCCTGCCATTGGCGCACCGTCGCCCGAACGCAATGAGCAGGTGCATCAGGAGCAAGCTGCGCGTGAAGCGCAAATGCACGCTGCGCAGCAACCGCAAGGCGAAAACGCGGCAATCGCCCAACAACGGCAAGAGCAGCAGAGGCAGGAACAACAGCGGCAGGAGCAGCAGACGCAAGAGCAGCAAAGGCAGCAGCAACAGAGACAGCAGCAGGCTGCTGCTGAACAGCACTCCGAAGCACAGCAACACGCGGCACAGATGAACCAGGCTCGCGAAGCGCAACATACTCAGGAAGCACAGCATGCCCAGGAGCCGCCTCGCCCGAATGTGCAGCCGCATCCTCAACCGCGGCCTCAACCGCAGCACGAGCATAGCAACGGCAATCGCGATGAGCATCCTCGCTAGTATCGACGGCCGGAGCGACCGCTTGAATCCGCGGTGAATGCTGGATTGATGTCGCGAGAAACGCGTGCTTTCGCACGCGTTTCTCGGGGCACATAGTATCGATTGCGCCCACGAACCTCTGCCATCACGGTGGGTTTCCATTCACCGCACGCAACTCGCGTGGGATGCGCGACGCTTCGTCAGTCCGTCGCGTCTGCGTGAGGCTTGACGACTGACGCTCAGCCGGAATTTTTATTAGCCTCGCGTATGGCGCATGCCATATACGTCACGCGTGTCATGAATCACGAATCGAACGGCTCGATCTCGAGAATCCCAGCGACGCGTTGCAGAATCCCCTCACGCCGCCACGCGATGTATTTCGCGTAGCAGGTCTGCTGCGGCGGGAAATGCGTGGGCAGCCGATGCCACTTCTCGCGATGCAGATGCACCCAGAGAATCGCATCGAGCAGCGGCCGGGCATCGCGACGCGGACGGCCACGCGACACCACGGGTTCCGGTGTGACGAAGAGATGTTTGACGCGCGTCCAGTCCGCGTCCGACAAGGGGATTTCAATCACGGCACTTATGGGAGCTGATGGAGAATTCAACGCTGGCGCATCGCGGAGTGAGGCGGCGATGCGCGCGGGTTACTTGCCGGGGTTAGCCGGCGGGTACCTGGGCAGAGGTGCGATTCGCTGCGCCGAAGATGAGGGCGGCGAAGACGACGGAGTTGCTCATCATGTAGCACGGGTTAATGTTAGTGGGCAAATAAAAAGGTTATTCAGAACACGAAGACAATGCATAGCGGGACTGGTTACGGCGCGTTACACAAGCGCTCGTCACTTCGAACAATGCGTGCAGGAACTCCCACTGCGGTCGCCCCGGCGGGGATATCGAACATGACCACCGCGTTTGCGCCCACTCTTGCACCTCGACCAATAGTGACGGGACCCAAGATGCATGCTCCCGCGCCGATCAGCACATCGTCTTCGATCACTGGAGCACCAGGACGCCCTCGCCCCCCGATCACAACATTCGGAGCAATCGTAATGTTGCTTCCCAGTACCGCCTGTTTGTGCACGACGATGCCAAGCCCTTGATATCCGAACGTCACATTTCTCCCTACCTGTACCGACGGAGGAAGCGAAACCGAGAACAGAGTCCGGTTCACTACCTTGAGCAACCAAGGGAGAAATGGCACGTTGAAGCGATATAGCAGATTCGAAATTCGATAAACAAAAATCATATTCACTCCAATACCCGTACGCCAAGCATTCTCGAATCGAAATCGCGCGCGCCGGTCCCGGTCGGGGATATACAGGCGACGGGCTACGTGCAAGACATACAGGTGTATCGCGCGATTCGCCTGTCTAAACTATTTTCCCCGTCCACCTGTACTCCAATGAAAGACCGACGCGATGTGTGCCTGCAGCAGCATCAAGGCAAACTTGTTATTCGTCACGAAATAGCGTCTCCACATCCGTCGAGGCTCCTGCATTACGCGGTAGGCCCATTCGAGACCACTGCGCTGCATCCATCGCGGCGCACGCCGCACTTTCCCCGCAACGACGTCAAACGTTCCACCCACACCCATCACGAAATCAACACCGAGGCTATCTTTCCAACGATTGATGAAATTCTCTTTTTTCGGCGACGTGATCGCTACAAACAGCAGTCGCGCACCCGAGCGACGAACCGCGTCGACGACCGATTCCTCATGCTCCCAGAAGTATCCGTGATGATGACCCGCGATCTGGAGCGCAGGATATCTGGCGGCAATGACGGATGCGGCACGCGATACGACATCTTCCGTCGCACCCAGCATGAAGATCGGAAATCTGCGTGCCTCGGCCATATCCAGCAATCGGTCGAAGAGGTCGATGCCCGCCACCCGTTCTGCAACCGGTATGCCCATCAAACGCGCACCCAACACGACCCCCATCCCATCGATATTCACGATGTCGCAAGCACGCACCGAGCCGGCCAGTTCTATATCGTTTTGCATCTGCACGAGCTTCGCCACGTTCACGACAACGTGTTGCGTGAACTGCCTGGCAGCGATTCGCGCTTCGATCAGATCGACCGTTTCCTGCATCGATGCCACATCCATCGGGCACCCGAACATCTCAATGCGTTTCATGATCTTTTCCGTATGAGGAAGCGCTCAGTTGTCTGCCCTCGTTCCAACGCGGTTCGTATACACACCGATAGCGTAGAAAGCCCACGCCTGTGTCCATCGCAGGTAGTTGATACGATTCGCGAAAAGGGAATGCCGTTGATACATGAAACGCTGCTTTCCAGGCATATAAAGCGTTTCAATGGCTCGCTGCAAAACCTGCCGCGCCAGTTGTCGGTCCTCTTCTTCATCAGCGACCGTCAGCAACGTGATCAGCGCTTGCGCAACTGAATGTGTGTCGAGGGGCCAAGTCCTGTTGTTGTAGTACTTGACGGTGCCGTCGGGCAGAAAAAATTCCCGGCGATAGTACGCAAGCCCGCGATTGATCGCGGACTCGAACTGTGCGGTTTCCTGGGCAGCTTGCACGAAGCTAAGCGCCTCGAGGTTGTAGCCGGTGTGAAACCCGTCGACGAATGCGTGATGAGCACGCAGGCCATAAAACCATGAGCCATCAGCGCGCTGCATCGACACAGACTGACTCGCTGCCGTCAACGCACGCCGCCGCATACGCGTGTCGCCGGTATGCCGAGCCGTCTCCGATACCAGCGCCGCAGTCCATAAACTTGCGTTGTGGACAAATGCGGTCTCACCCGGAATATAGGCGTAGTAACCGGCCGTTTCATCGCCGAGATAAAGGCTGTCGAGAAACAATCCTGCATCAACTGCGGCATCGGTAAAGCGTAGATCATTCGTTGCCCGCCCCAAGGCGTGGAGCGCACGTGCCACGTAGCAGGTAGTGATCGCATTCGGCGTTCCCTTCGGTACAAAGAACGCGCGTGCGGCCCAGTCAAAGTGATAGCCCCATGCGCTATATCGCCAAACCGCGCGATCCGTGCGCTGCTCGAGCAACCACTCTCCGAGCTCTTCGGCCTCCTTCAAACTCATGCCATCCCGCGTCCTCTGCTCGCGCTGGAGCAAACCGAGAATGATCAGCGCGATACCTTTTGGATTTCTCTGCCGTGGTACGCCGATGAGACCGCGCAAGTTGATCGGACTGCGTTTGTGCAGTTGCAACCACGCAATGCTTGCAACCGGTAGCCGGCCTAAACCGGAGTATCGGAACAAGCCGCTGTTCAGTCCGTCAAACGGATCGTAGCCCGCATAGTCCGATTCCCGGCATTGCGCGATCAGCGCTTCGAGGATATCGACAGGATCGATGGAACCGTTCATCAGTTCACTCTCTACGTTCCAGAACGGAAATCGGCCCATAAAACAGGGTTATCTGATCCACATCCGATGCGGACTGCTGCCAGCCGGGTTTATAGACGCCGAACTTCAGGTACGCCCTCTGGTCATCCGGATAGGCGTTCGGCATCCCGTGAGAATCGAAGACCTTTACGCCATCTTTCAGCAACTGCGTCACCGCCTGGCTCCCCTCCGCATCTGGCGTGTACAGCAATGTCCAGTGGATCCACCTGCCCACATCCCCCGACGCGCAACAAATGCGCGCACCGCGTCCGTGTACGGTGTTCGTGCCGCCACGCTCCGACACCGTGTAGTCCGATCCCATCAGCGTCAACATAAAGGGCGGAGAACCACCGCTCGACGCACTCTGATGTATCTGCGTGATGATCGCCATCTGCTGCCCATCGAAACTGAAGCCGCTGGGAAGCAGCGTGCTCCATCGAATCAGATAGTGATGTCCGGACTTGAGGCGCACGTCAGGCGGAAGTGAAAATTCCGCACGGGGCAAACCATTGATAATTTTCGAAAAATTTTCACTCCGCTCGATATGGACTCGTACCACCTTGCGGTCGTGAGTCAACGGGTCGTCAACCAGCGCAATGTTGGACTGTCTGGACGATTGAATTCCAGCATCGCTACCTAAGCCGTCCTTCCATGCCGTTTCATAAACCTTATGGAACATATCGATATCGCCAGCCATGCTGGCTTGCTCTGCATGAACAGTCGTGCAGAGCAGCACCGCGAACAACGCGACGGTATACCGCTGAAATCTGAAACGAGCTACGCCCGTCATTGTCGACTCCTCTCAATCACCCGGTAACACTCGACGTACTGCAGAACGATGGTTTCAGTCGAATACTTCAGCCGCGCCCGTTGCTGCGCGGCTGCACCCATGCTGGCAGCACGCGGCGGATCTTCGACGAGTCCGCGAATACGGTTAGCCAGTGCCTCCGCGTCGCCTGGTTCGATCAGGTGACCGGTCACGCCTTCTTCAACCAGATCGAGAAAACCACCGAGCCTTGTTCCAATCACAGGGGTTCCGCAGAACATTGCTTCGAGTGCCGAAATTCCAAAGGACTCGAACCTGCTCGGCATACAGAACAAACGTGCATTACGGTAGAACGCCAGCTTCGCATCGCCATCCAGCCAGCCCATGAAGGCGACACGGTCGTCTACTTCGCGCTCTGCGGCCATGCGCATCCACACTCTGGTCTCTCCTGCCCCAGCGAGTCGCAAATGAACGGGACACCCCTGGCGTTTAAGCAACGCCAGCGACTCCATTAGCAGATGAACGCCTTTCTCGACAGAGAAGCGACCAGCAAAGGCGACGTAAGGCGAATCGGACGATTCCATTTGGGAGAATGAACCCGTCGACCCAGCGTATTCAGCAAGACGCGCCATGTTGCCGATTACATAGATGCGTGGGGTAGTTCCGGCATAGCGTCGCAGCACTTCGGCTGTTGCGGAAGAAACACCGATTGCCGCATTGGCATTGCCAATAAACCACGAGACCAATCGCCGTATCGTGTCGCCTCCGCCTCCGACAAACTGTCCAAAATTGCCGGAATGCAGATGGAAAATCGTCTTCTTCCCAACAACTTTCGCAAGAGAGAACAACAAGACCTTTCGATAAAAGGAGCCTTTCTCCGACACATGAAAATGAACGATATCAACCTGTCTCAGCGCAGCAACAAAGCGCGGAACATCCTGTAGAAAGAACTGCAGTAGATCGCTCGCCCGATGAAAGCCATGCGTCTCGAAGAACGAAACAAAAACATTCTCTGATGCAAAGCGACTTCTCTGCATCGCCAGTTCTTCGAGCACCGACGCAATGCCTCCCCGTTGTTTCCAGCCGGGACCCACGTGAAGCACACGGATACCGTGCGCGGGTAGCTTATCTCCCGGCAGATCGTCCTGACGCATCGTCATGCTGCATCTCCGATAAAGCGTCGATTCGGTTTGACGGAACGTGCCAGGAGAACCGCGATTATCGCCAGATAAGGACCAATGACCGCAGAGCCGAGCACGTGTCCCGCAGTGGCCGCTACCGCCATCAGAACGCAAAAAAACAGTGTGCCGAAACGCAGAACCGGGTTGCGGCCTCTTCGATGAACAAACGCGGGAAATAATGCAACGAAATACACCACGAAGACAGGCAAACCTAGCACCAGGATCAGATCCGGAATATCAATTTCGACCATGTAACGCACTACCGGATATCCACCAGTCAGCAGCGAAATGTAGTTCTGTTGCGATAGATCCGCCCAGACATTGGCGAATTTCAGATTTCTCCCGGAGAGCAGGAGCGTCAACAGCTTGTCGGTACCGATGCGCCCGCCCTGGTGCTGGAAATAGCGCAGGCTGAGTTCCACCGCTTCGTGAACCTGCTGCACAAGCAGATAGGCAAGGACAGCTGCCGTCATCAGAACCCCGATCACAGCGCACGCGCGTAATGTCGCCTTCAAGACGTTATAGCGACCAAAGTAGTACGCACACGTCACACCTAGCGCCCCCACCACGGCGCCTTTCGTTCCGGTCAGCATGGAGGCCAGCAGCATTCCACCGACCAGAAGGATGGACGACAGTCGCCATCCCCGTTGCAATACCTGCAGATATCCGAAGGCGAGTCCGACGATTACGAGCGCCGCAGCTTCGTTTTGCGCGTAAACGATTCCCTTGTAGCCGGAACGAATATGAGTATCGTCCTGGTAACTACGGAACATGTCGACTGAAAACGCCGCGCCTGCAACGATCGCGGCTGCGTACACCAGCAACACGAAACACACAATCGATTCCAGTTTTGCCAGGCGACCGTCGCTGAGCTTCGACATCGCCCCCAGATAAACGAAGAATGAAAATATCTTGAAGATGAAAACGGCTTGTTCGAGACACTCCCGGTCGGACATATCGCCAACCGCGTAGGTAATACTGGTGGAAAGAACCGCTAGCAACGCCAGCGCGGACAAACGCAAACCCGACATGCGCATCCTGAATCCCCACAGCATCGCCGCCATCAAACCGGCGACCATCGCCCCTCGTATCAGAAGCGAAAATCGCGCATCGTCGCTGTGCATGACGAGGCCGCCTTGCGACGCACGAACAGACAGAAAATCGCCGATCGGCGACAACACCAGACCTATTGCCAACAAGCCCCAAATGAACGTCGTCGACAGCGTGGTGGCCTGCCTCGTCACCCTATCTGCAAGTCGGTTCCCGTCGTGCAGCACATAGCTACTCATGGCTCGTCAGTCCTTGCTTCCGTGATGCCGTCACAGTCAATACCGCGACCATCGACCATCTGCCAATCGTCCGCAAAACACGTAGCGGCCCCAGTAGTGCATCGAGCAATGCGGAACGCCCTCGCGTCTGCGCGCGTCGTGCCGCATCGAGACTACTCGGCATTGTTTCGAAAGCCTCCCAGACTACATACGGGCGAAGCTCAGCAACGCAGATACCTCCGCGATCCCGATGTAACGGCCAGTCATCGATCAGCATGTCGGTCGCTCTTTCGGTATGAGCCAACGCTTTTCTTGCGCCTTCGGGACTAATCCAGTAGCCGACAGTTCCGCTCGTCCACTGCTTGAACGGTATGCCAACGGTCAATCCGCCGACGAGGCGCAACCGCTTCAACGGTTCACGTAGATACGCGCGTTTCGCATCCGCTTGACGTAACTTGGAGCGACCGAGCAAAACAATATCGGCGGCCGCATTCAATCCTCGTTCTTCGGCGGTCAGCACGTGTTCGA
Encoded here:
- a CDS encoding DUF3300 domain-containing protein, with the protein product MAKRRWRAASGCQTPGRSVASSSRFADSQPEFSLAGNQHPLSDRQITAQLIARDLDSPFPQRDYDVSGHRRFQKHNFMHVTNYGYSQRDFDALIDTESPNITTPHTKGNMKGKRKTFGFGTVVASSLIVSLLALSGCNKTSPTDATNAAASAASAASAPQPASAASPYTPPTADQLEQMVAPIALFPDKLVAQVLAGSTYPDQITAANQWLAQNPSLKGDALQNAANQQPWDPSVKSLTAFPAVLSQMAGNIQWTTALGEAYVNDPNDVMNAIQVMRQRAQQNGNLKTSKQMAVSTVARATPAPQVYTNEGDEPPVYAGPAVIAPPPQTIVIEPTQPDVVYVPAYNPAVVYGAPVPVYPGYAYSAPAYSTGEIVTAGVISFGIGIIVGSAISHHHDWGWHSWGMNWGGGGNGYGNGGGGGWHRPAVVYNNTTYVSKSTTVVNHITNVTNINNTHVTNNYGSTNSNFVRNNTENNNQARPNFGPAQTNAAHVQEQAHPGAPMSVPHFTQNDMRQGARPAPAPALEGQRSGDLPRPGVSRENLVEGQHPAIGAPSPERNEQVHQEQAAREAQMHAAQQPQGENAAIAQQRQEQQRQEQQRQEQQTQEQQRQQQQRQQQAAAEQHSEAQQHAAQMNQAREAQHTQEAQHAQEPPRPNVQPHPQPRPQPQHEHSNGNRDEHPR
- a CDS encoding transposase; amino-acid sequence: MIEIPLSDADWTRVKHLFVTPEPVVSRGRPRRDARPLLDAILWVHLHREKWHRLPTHFPPQQTCYAKYIAWRREGILQRVAGILEIEPFDS
- a CDS encoding serine O-acetyltransferase, with protein sequence MIFVYRISNLLYRFNVPFLPWLLKVVNRTLFSVSLPPSVQVGRNVTFGYQGLGIVVHKQAVLGSNITIAPNVVIGGRGRPGAPVIEDDVLIGAGACILGPVTIGRGARVGANAVVMFDIPAGATAVGVPARIVRSDERLCNAP
- a CDS encoding WecB/TagA/CpsF family glycosyltransferase; this translates as MKRIEMFGCPMDVASMQETVDLIEARIAARQFTQHVVVNVAKLVQMQNDIELAGSVRACDIVNIDGMGVVLGARLMGIPVAERVAGIDLFDRLLDMAEARRFPIFMLGATEDVVSRAASVIAARYPALQIAGHHHGYFWEHEESVVDAVRRSGARLLFVAITSPKKENFINRWKDSLGVDFVMGVGGTFDVVAGKVRRAPRWMQRSGLEWAYRVMQEPRRMWRRYFVTNNKFALMLLQAHIASVFHWSTGGRGK
- a CDS encoding aspartate-semialdehyde dehydrogenase: MNGSIDPVDILEALIAQCRESDYAGYDPFDGLNSGLFRYSGLGRLPVASIAWLQLHKRSPINLRGLIGVPRQRNPKGIALIILGLLQREQRTRDGMSLKEAEELGEWLLEQRTDRAVWRYSAWGYHFDWAARAFFVPKGTPNAITTCYVARALHALGRATNDLRFTDAAVDAGLFLDSLYLGDETAGYYAYIPGETAFVHNASLWTAALVSETARHTGDTRMRRRALTAASQSVSMQRADGSWFYGLRAHHAFVDGFHTGYNLEALSFVQAAQETAQFESAINRGLAYYRREFFLPDGTVKYYNNRTWPLDTHSVAQALITLLTVADEEEDRQLARQVLQRAIETLYMPGKQRFMYQRHSLFANRINYLRWTQAWAFYAIGVYTNRVGTRADN
- a CDS encoding heparin lyase I family protein gives rise to the protein MTGVARFRFQRYTVALFAVLLCTTVHAEQASMAGDIDMFHKVYETAWKDGLGSDAGIQSSRQSNIALVDDPLTHDRKVVRVHIERSENFSKIINGLPRAEFSLPPDVRLKSGHHYLIRWSTLLPSGFSFDGQQMAIITQIHQSASSGGSPPFMLTLMGSDYTVSERGGTNTVHGRGARICCASGDVGRWIHWTLLYTPDAEGSQAVTQLLKDGVKVFDSHGMPNAYPDDQRAYLKFGVYKPGWQQSASDVDQITLFYGPISVLERRE
- a CDS encoding glycosyltransferase family 4 protein is translated as MTMRQDDLPGDKLPAHGIRVLHVGPGWKQRGGIASVLEELAMQRSRFASENVFVSFFETHGFHRASDLLQFFLQDVPRFVAALRQVDIVHFHVSEKGSFYRKVLLFSLAKVVGKKTIFHLHSGNFGQFVGGGGDTIRRLVSWFIGNANAAIGVSSATAEVLRRYAGTTPRIYVIGNMARLAEYAGSTGSFSQMESSDSPYVAFAGRFSVEKGVHLLMESLALLKRQGCPVHLRLAGAGETRVWMRMAAEREVDDRVAFMGWLDGDAKLAFYRNARLFCMPSRFESFGISALEAMFCGTPVIGTRLGGFLDLVEEGVTGHLIEPGDAEALANRIRGLVEDPPRAASMGAAAQQRARLKYSTETIVLQYVECYRVIERSRQ
- a CDS encoding O-antigen ligase family protein, translating into MSSYVLHDGNRLADRVTRQATTLSTTFIWGLLAIGLVLSPIGDFLSVRASQGGLVMHSDDARFSLLIRGAMVAGLMAAMLWGFRMRMSGLRLSALALLAVLSTSITYAVGDMSDRECLEQAVFIFKIFSFFVYLGAMSKLSDGRLAKLESIVCFVLLVYAAAIVAGAAFSVDMFRSYQDDTHIRSGYKGIVYAQNEAAALVIVGLAFGYLQVLQRGWRLSSILLVGGMLLASMLTGTKGAVVGALGVTCAYYFGRYNVLKATLRACAVIGVLMTAAVLAYLLVQQVHEAVELSLRYFQHQGGRIGTDKLLTLLLSGRNLKFANVWADLSQQNYISLLTGGYPVVRYMVEIDIPDLILVLGLPVFVVYFVALFPAFVHRRGRNPVLRFGTLFFCVLMAVAATAGHVLGSAVIGPYLAIIAVLLARSVKPNRRFIGDAA
- a CDS encoding glycosyltransferase family 25 protein codes for the protein MFDIFVISLALSERRPSIAKALNDRSVAFRFEDAFDARCLTDSEIDSMTDRSAAVRRYGRMLTRGEIGCFMSHRAVWRKVVTLGRSAVVLEDDALLDNGFFEHVLTAEERGLNAAADIVLLGRSKLRQADAKRAYLREPLKRLRLVGGLTVGIPFKQWTSGTVGYWISPEGARKALAHTERATDMLIDDWPLHRDRGGICVAELRPYVVWEAFETMPSSLDAARRAQTRGRSALLDALLGPLRVLRTIGRWSMVAVLTVTASRKQGLTSHE